The Aequorivita sublithincola DSM 14238 genome window below encodes:
- a CDS encoding acyl-CoA dehydrogenase family protein translates to MSIFSKIKQTLHLMKDIDLDALGKLSQKVDLSEIMKTVGELDDRQLAGLMKMLKHKGGKKGQHKLPPIDGDFYDMALKLSPQQRELQIKVRNFMEDEIKPIANEYWNKAEFPFQIIPKMAELNICGLTYKGYGTPDENYVMEGIIAMELARVDVSISTFFGVHSGLAMGSIYICGSEEQKQEWLPKMAKMELIGAFGLTEPEVGSAVAGGLGTTCRQEGDEWVLNGQKKWIGNATFADVTIIWARDEASDQVKGFLVRKGNPGFVAEKIENKMALRTVQNALITMTDCRVPESDRLQKCDSFKDTAKVLRMTRAGVAWQAVGCARGAYEAALKYTKKREQFGKPIASYQLVQNHLVEMVANLTAMQTLCFRLSELQDEGLLTDEHASLAKVFCSMRTRDVVSQAREVMGGNGILLQYDVARFVADAEAIYSYEGTKEINTLIVGRAITGYSAFV, encoded by the coding sequence ATGTCCATCTTTTCCAAAATAAAACAGACCCTTCATTTAATGAAAGATATTGATCTTGATGCACTAGGCAAACTTTCGCAAAAAGTAGATCTTTCCGAAATCATGAAAACCGTTGGTGAGCTCGACGATCGTCAATTGGCGGGTTTAATGAAAATGCTTAAACACAAAGGCGGGAAAAAAGGCCAACATAAACTTCCTCCTATCGATGGCGATTTCTATGATATGGCTTTAAAATTAAGCCCGCAGCAACGCGAACTTCAAATAAAAGTCCGCAATTTTATGGAGGACGAAATAAAGCCGATAGCCAATGAATACTGGAACAAAGCTGAGTTTCCGTTTCAAATTATTCCCAAAATGGCAGAATTAAATATTTGCGGACTTACTTATAAAGGTTACGGAACGCCAGACGAAAACTATGTGATGGAAGGTATAATAGCGATGGAACTTGCACGTGTTGACGTTTCTATTTCTACATTTTTTGGGGTTCATAGTGGTTTGGCAATGGGTTCAATTTATATCTGCGGAAGTGAAGAACAAAAACAAGAATGGCTTCCCAAAATGGCCAAAATGGAACTTATTGGAGCTTTTGGTTTGACCGAACCTGAAGTGGGTTCTGCAGTTGCTGGAGGTTTGGGAACAACGTGCAGACAAGAAGGCGATGAATGGGTTTTAAACGGACAAAAGAAATGGATTGGAAATGCAACATTTGCAGATGTGACCATCATTTGGGCACGTGACGAAGCTTCAGATCAAGTAAAAGGATTTTTAGTACGAAAAGGAAATCCTGGATTCGTAGCTGAAAAAATTGAAAACAAAATGGCCCTCCGCACCGTTCAAAATGCGTTAATTACAATGACTGATTGTCGTGTGCCAGAAAGTGATAGACTTCAAAAATGTGACTCTTTTAAAGATACTGCCAAAGTCTTAAGAATGACTCGTGCTGGTGTTGCTTGGCAGGCTGTTGGTTGCGCTCGCGGTGCTTATGAAGCGGCGCTGAAATACACAAAAAAACGTGAACAATTTGGAAAACCTATTGCTTCTTATCAATTAGTTCAGAATCATTTGGTAGAAATGGTTGCCAATCTAACAGCGATGCAAACATTGTGTTTTCGTCTTTCAGAATTGCAAGATGAAGGTTTGTTAACGGATGAACACGCTTCCCTCGCCAAAGTATTTTGCAGTATGAGAACCCGCGATGTGGTGAGTCAAGCTCGCGAAGTTATGGGTGGTAACGGAATTTTACTACAATATGATGTTGCTCGTTTTGTGGCAGATGCCGAAGCGATTTACAGTTATGAAGGCACCAAAGAAATTAACACCTTGATTGTAGGTCGTGCTATTACTGGATATAGTGCGTTTGTTTAA
- a CDS encoding glycine--tRNA ligase, with protein MANNEDQFKKVVSHAKEYGYIFASSEIYDGLSAVYDYAQNGVELKKNIREYWWRSMVYMHQNIVGIDSAILMHPTTWKASGHVDAFNDPLIDNKDSKKRYRADVLIEDHAEKIYQKAQKEIEKARKRFGESFDEEQYCATNERVINYLAENRRILERMGKSLGNEDLADVKALIDELEIADPETGSKNWTEVRQFNLMFGTKLGASAESAMDLYLRPETAQGIFVNFLNVQKSGRMKIPFGIAQTGKAFRNEIVARQFIFRMREFEQMEMQFFVRPGDEMKWYEYWKKTRLNWHLSLGMGAENYRFHDHEKLAHYANAAADIEFNFPFGFKELEGIHSRTDFDLKAHEKFSGKKLQFFDPELNESYVPYVVETSIGLDRMFLAVLSNSLQDETLEDGSIRTVLKLPAILAPVKAAVLPLIKRDGLPEIAQKIIDDLQWDYNVIYDEKDAVGRRYRRQDAVGTPFCITVDHRTIEDNTVTIRYRDSMEQERIKIEEISEKMKETISFKNWIS; from the coding sequence ATGGCAAACAATGAAGATCAATTCAAAAAAGTAGTCTCCCACGCAAAGGAGTACGGTTATATTTTTGCATCTAGCGAAATCTACGACGGTTTAAGCGCCGTTTATGATTACGCTCAAAACGGTGTAGAACTAAAGAAAAACATTCGGGAATATTGGTGGCGCAGTATGGTATATATGCACCAGAATATTGTGGGAATAGATTCTGCAATATTGATGCATCCCACAACTTGGAAGGCTTCTGGCCACGTTGATGCTTTCAACGACCCGTTGATAGACAATAAAGATTCCAAAAAAAGATATCGCGCCGATGTTCTTATTGAAGATCACGCCGAAAAAATTTATCAAAAAGCTCAAAAAGAAATTGAAAAAGCCAGAAAACGTTTTGGCGAAAGTTTTGACGAAGAACAGTATTGCGCAACAAACGAGCGCGTTATTAATTATCTAGCCGAAAACCGAAGAATTTTAGAGCGAATGGGCAAATCTTTAGGAAACGAAGATCTTGCCGATGTAAAAGCTTTGATTGATGAACTTGAAATAGCAGATCCTGAAACCGGTTCAAAAAACTGGACTGAGGTGCGACAATTCAACCTGATGTTCGGAACAAAATTGGGAGCTTCCGCAGAAAGCGCGATGGATCTTTACCTTCGTCCGGAAACCGCTCAAGGTATTTTTGTAAACTTCTTAAATGTGCAAAAAAGCGGAAGGATGAAAATTCCATTCGGAATTGCGCAGACTGGAAAAGCTTTTAGAAACGAAATTGTGGCCCGCCAATTCATCTTCCGTATGCGCGAATTTGAGCAGATGGAAATGCAATTCTTTGTGCGTCCAGGTGATGAAATGAAATGGTATGAATACTGGAAAAAAACCCGTTTAAATTGGCATCTTTCTTTAGGTATGGGAGCAGAAAACTACCGCTTTCACGACCATGAAAAATTAGCACATTACGCAAATGCTGCTGCAGATATTGAATTTAACTTTCCTTTCGGCTTTAAAGAATTGGAAGGAATTCACTCCAGAACCGATTTCGATTTAAAAGCACACGAAAAATTTTCCGGTAAAAAATTACAATTTTTTGATCCCGAATTGAATGAAAGCTACGTACCTTATGTAGTTGAAACCTCTATCGGTTTGGACAGAATGTTCCTTGCCGTTTTGAGTAATTCACTTCAAGATGAAACTTTAGAAGACGGAAGCATTCGTACCGTTTTAAAACTTCCAGCAATTTTAGCACCCGTAAAAGCAGCTGTTTTACCATTGATAAAAAGAGATGGTTTGCCAGAAATCGCACAAAAAATAATTGACGATTTGCAGTGGGATTACAACGTGATTTATGATGAAAAAGATGCCGTTGGAAGACGTTACCGTCGCCAAGATGCCGTTGGAACACCGTTCTGTATAACCGTGGATCACCGAACTATAGAGGATAATACCGTTACTATCCGTTATAGAGATTCAATGGAACAGGAACGTATTAAAATTGAAGAAATTTCTGAAAAAATGAAGGAAACCATTTCATTCAAGAATTGGATTTCTTAA
- a CDS encoding exodeoxyribonuclease III encodes MKIISYNVNGIRAAMRKGFIEWLQAANPDVICLQETKANFDQVEVEEIEKAGYPYHYWYSATKKGYSGVAIFSKIKPNHIEYGTGIEYMDYEGRNIRVDFDDVSVMSLYLPSGTNIARLEHKFTYMADFKKYIDNLKKEIPNLVICGDYNICHEAIDIHDPVRLKNVSGFLPVEREWLDGFMKSGFIDSFRHFNKEPDNYTWWSYRANARNNNKGWRIDYNLVSQPLLENLKRAVILPEAMHSDHCPLLVELEF; translated from the coding sequence TTGAAAATAATATCATATAACGTAAACGGAATCCGCGCTGCAATGCGCAAAGGATTTATTGAATGGCTACAAGCTGCAAACCCAGACGTAATCTGTCTTCAAGAAACCAAAGCCAATTTTGACCAAGTAGAAGTTGAAGAAATTGAAAAAGCAGGCTATCCCTATCATTATTGGTACAGCGCCACAAAAAAAGGCTATAGTGGCGTTGCAATTTTTTCAAAAATAAAACCAAATCACATTGAATACGGCACTGGCATTGAATATATGGACTATGAAGGAAGAAACATTCGCGTGGATTTTGATGATGTTTCAGTGATGAGCCTGTATTTGCCAAGTGGAACAAACATTGCCCGTTTGGAACATAAGTTCACTTACATGGCCGATTTTAAGAAGTATATTGATAATTTAAAAAAAGAAATTCCTAACTTGGTTATCTGCGGCGATTACAACATTTGTCACGAAGCCATTGACATTCACGATCCTGTTAGACTAAAAAACGTTTCTGGTTTTTTACCTGTTGAAAGAGAATGGTTGGATGGGTTTATGAAAAGTGGGTTTATTGATAGCTTTCGTCATTTCAATAAAGAGCCAGACAATTATACTTGGTGGAGCTATCGCGCAAACGCCAGAAACAACAATAAAGGTTGGCGGATAGATTATAATTTAGTTTCGCAACCATTGCTAGAAAACCTAAAACGCGCTGTGATATTACCCGAAGCGATGCACAGTGACCATTGCCCGCTTTTGGTGGAGTTAGAATTTTAA
- a CDS encoding Ig-like domain-containing protein produces the protein MKHRLLYIPIALLFMLSFIDCAKKGNPSGGPRDTIPPVIVRSTPENYSTNFTGDEIEIRFDEYIKLKDLTKELIISPPMKYTPIITPLSTSKTLKIKLLDTLKPNTTYSFNFGKSIVDNNEGNQFDYFKYIFSTGSYIDSLTVSGKVKDAQLIAPEIPTTVMLYEANEAFKDSLVYSEKPTYITITKDSTGTFELTNLKEGKYLLLALNEKNNDYTFQPKNDKIGFVKDLISVPSDSTYSLTLFKETPAYKLARPSQIAKNHIIFGYEGRTDNLKIELLSEKPQDYVATTFKDEKKDTLHYWFKPSIKADSLIFKVANGNKIDTATVRMRELYKDSLKISAVKSETLRLKDTFKLRSNTPLISFDAEKFQIMTKDSSFIEPSIRLNKTYNLAEVFFPKQEDQSYSIQLLPGALTDFFEKTNDTLAFKASTKLISDYGTLNLTLMNVNRFPIMVQMVDNKYNVVAEEYLNENKNVYFDELSPDKYFLRIIYDDNQNGRWDAGNFLTRMAPEKIIYYPKQIEVRANWSLNETFTLK, from the coding sequence TTGAAACACCGTCTTCTTTATATACCCATTGCGTTACTGTTTATGCTCTCTTTTATAGATTGTGCAAAAAAAGGAAACCCTTCTGGTGGGCCACGAGATACCATTCCGCCTGTAATTGTAAGAAGTACTCCAGAGAACTACAGTACAAATTTTACTGGAGATGAAATTGAAATTCGTTTTGATGAATACATCAAACTAAAAGATCTTACCAAAGAACTCATCATTTCGCCACCGATGAAGTACACGCCTATAATCACTCCGCTCAGTACTTCAAAAACATTGAAAATTAAATTGTTGGATACTTTGAAACCGAACACAACGTATTCCTTCAACTTTGGAAAGAGTATTGTGGACAATAACGAAGGAAACCAGTTTGATTATTTTAAATACATTTTTTCCACCGGAAGTTATATAGATAGTTTAACTGTTTCAGGAAAAGTGAAAGATGCCCAACTTATTGCTCCAGAAATTCCAACAACCGTAATGCTTTATGAAGCAAATGAAGCCTTTAAGGATTCCTTGGTTTATTCCGAAAAACCAACCTACATAACCATTACAAAAGACAGCACGGGCACTTTTGAACTTACTAATTTAAAGGAAGGAAAATACCTATTACTTGCGTTGAATGAAAAAAATAACGACTACACTTTTCAGCCGAAGAATGATAAAATTGGGTTTGTAAAAGACCTGATTTCTGTACCCTCAGATTCCACATATTCTTTAACACTTTTTAAAGAAACACCGGCATACAAACTTGCAAGACCAAGTCAGATTGCCAAAAATCACATCATTTTTGGTTATGAAGGACGCACAGACAATTTAAAAATTGAATTACTTTCTGAAAAACCACAAGATTATGTTGCCACAACTTTTAAAGACGAAAAGAAAGACACGCTTCACTATTGGTTTAAACCTTCAATTAAAGCTGATTCCCTGATTTTTAAAGTTGCGAATGGAAATAAAATTGATACAGCAACGGTTCGAATGCGTGAACTTTATAAAGATTCGCTAAAAATTTCAGCAGTAAAATCGGAAACCTTACGGTTGAAAGACACTTTTAAATTGCGTTCAAACACGCCATTAATATCTTTTGATGCTGAAAAATTTCAGATTATGACGAAAGATTCCTCATTTATTGAACCTTCAATTAGACTAAACAAAACCTACAATTTGGCTGAGGTATTTTTTCCGAAGCAAGAAGATCAGAGCTATTCCATACAACTACTTCCAGGCGCGTTGACAGATTTTTTTGAAAAGACGAACGATACACTTGCTTTTAAGGCGAGCACGAAACTTATTTCAGATTATGGAACGTTGAACTTAACATTGATGAACGTAAATCGTTTCCCAATTATGGTGCAAATGGTTGATAATAAGTACAACGTGGTTGCGGAAGAATATTTAAACGAAAACAAAAATGTTTACTTTGACGAACTTTCTCCCGACAAATATTTTCTAAGAATCATTTACGACGATAACCAAAATGGAAGATGGGATGCAGGAAATTTCCTAACCCGAATGGCCCCTGAAAAAATTATTTATTACCCAAAGCAGATTGAAGTGCGTGCTAATTGGAGTTTGAATGAAACTTTTACGTTAAAGTAA
- a CDS encoding ComF family protein encodes MLNLLFPKVCVGCKELLLKGEETLCMDCIHSLPVASFHKTDSEMLKDKFYGRFLVKNATALVYFQKRGLTQELLHNLKYRGKNEVSYFFGKWLGAELAENSAYNEIEMVIPVPLHKQKLKKRGYNQVEGFGKEIALALNVPYRDDVLIKISKSGSQVFKTRILRFEAEEEFTVQNIEAIKDKHILLVDDIITTGATLEKCGLQLLKGENVSISIATIATT; translated from the coding sequence ATGTTAAATCTACTATTTCCGAAAGTTTGTGTTGGGTGTAAAGAACTGCTTCTTAAGGGAGAGGAAACGCTCTGTATGGATTGTATTCACTCGCTTCCAGTGGCTTCCTTCCACAAAACAGACAGTGAAATGTTGAAAGATAAATTCTATGGAAGATTTTTAGTAAAAAACGCCACAGCCCTAGTTTATTTTCAAAAAAGGGGCCTTACACAGGAATTATTACACAATTTAAAATACCGAGGGAAGAATGAAGTGAGCTATTTCTTCGGAAAATGGCTAGGAGCGGAATTAGCTGAAAATTCTGCTTATAATGAAATAGAAATGGTAATTCCAGTACCCTTGCATAAACAAAAGCTGAAGAAACGCGGCTACAATCAAGTGGAAGGCTTTGGAAAAGAAATTGCTTTAGCTCTAAATGTTCCGTATCGGGATGATGTTTTGATAAAAATTTCCAAATCAGGATCACAGGTTTTTAAAACAAGAATCCTTCGTTTTGAAGCTGAAGAAGAATTTACTGTTCAAAATATTGAAGCAATTAAAGACAAACATATTTTGTTAGTAGATGATATTATTACCACCGGCGCCACGCTGGAAAAATGTGGATTACAATTGCTGAAAGGCGAAAACGTGAGTATCAGCATTGCCACAATTGCAACAACCTAA
- a CDS encoding M23 family metallopeptidase — translation MNLRILFTLILLGILITSCKEEIRKAADIFVQPTAREVYERNFSKNDSLLLQWKKAFENSKEDNIQITLPYSESGIFSEENFNVYSYNMQLKEGERIVVQVEKQPDSASVFIDLFQQKSDSLKVFKLVKSSEAKSASLAFEIDKSAVYKVVVQPEMKRQIPFIIKIYAEPMYFFPVSGGTNKSVQSFWADPRGEGSRSHEGVDIFAARGTPVVAVSDGRITSTGEHGLGGKQVWLMDGIFGKRVYYAHLDSIAVTTGKRVKTGDTLGFVGNSGNAITTAPHLHFGIYRKNGAVNPYPYIKMADVQQVKDISKVVKGFIFKNRAELHKGPASVFEQLATLKKNDTVLVLGKNQDWFHIQTRDSLKGFINQSFLNELPLN, via the coding sequence ATGAATTTGAGAATCCTTTTCACATTAATTCTTCTGGGAATACTAATTACAAGCTGTAAAGAAGAAATTCGAAAGGCAGCTGATATATTCGTGCAACCAACTGCACGCGAAGTTTACGAACGCAATTTTTCAAAAAATGATTCTCTTTTGCTTCAATGGAAAAAGGCTTTTGAAAACTCCAAGGAAGACAATATTCAAATTACGTTACCGTATTCTGAAAGTGGAATTTTTTCTGAAGAAAACTTCAACGTTTACAGTTATAATATGCAGTTGAAAGAAGGCGAACGTATTGTTGTTCAAGTTGAAAAACAACCCGATTCGGCTTCCGTTTTTATAGATCTTTTTCAGCAGAAAAGCGATTCTTTAAAAGTGTTTAAACTTGTAAAAAGTTCCGAAGCTAAAAGTGCTTCGCTTGCTTTCGAAATTGATAAATCTGCCGTTTATAAAGTTGTCGTTCAACCTGAAATGAAGCGACAAATTCCCTTCATTATTAAAATTTATGCAGAACCAATGTATTTTTTCCCCGTGAGCGGTGGGACTAATAAAAGTGTACAAAGTTTTTGGGCCGATCCTCGTGGCGAAGGAAGCCGTTCGCACGAAGGTGTAGATATTTTTGCAGCTAGAGGAACTCCAGTTGTTGCAGTTTCTGATGGTAGAATTACTTCAACCGGCGAACACGGTTTGGGTGGAAAACAAGTTTGGCTAATGGACGGAATTTTTGGTAAAAGAGTGTATTATGCACATCTGGACAGCATAGCCGTTACTACCGGGAAAAGAGTGAAAACTGGCGATACCCTCGGTTTTGTTGGCAATTCAGGCAATGCTATAACTACAGCGCCACATCTCCATTTTGGAATTTATAGAAAAAATGGAGCAGTAAATCCTTATCCGTATATAAAAATGGCGGATGTACAACAAGTGAAAGATATTTCAAAAGTTGTGAAAGGTTTTATCTTTAAAAACAGAGCCGAGCTGCACAAAGGTCCAGCTTCGGTTTTTGAACAATTAGCCACTTTAAAGAAAAATGATACCGTTTTGGTGCTTGGGAAAAATCAAGATTGGTTTCATATTCAAACACGTGATAGCTTGAAAGGTTTCATAAATCAATCATTTTTGAATGAACTTCCTTTGAATTAA
- a CDS encoding amidohydrolase, which produces MSKKFKITIIQSELHWENAEANRAMFSEKIQNIEDETDLIVLPEMFTTGFSMNAKKLAEPNDGETLQWMIHEAQKNNCAITGSVIISEETNFYNRLFFVFPDGNYEKYDKKHTFTLAKENETYKAGTERLIVDYKGWKICPLVCYDLRFPVWARNTEDYDVLIYVANWPKVRTLAWDTLLRARAIENITYCIGVNRVGFDGNDHEYIGHSAVYDVLGKQISTTSYEKEIIETIILEKEHIETNRKHLQFLNDRDGFTLT; this is translated from the coding sequence TTGAGCAAAAAATTTAAAATAACAATCATACAAAGCGAACTGCATTGGGAAAATGCCGAGGCAAATCGCGCAATGTTTTCCGAAAAAATTCAAAATATTGAAGACGAAACAGATTTAATTGTTCTTCCAGAAATGTTTACCACTGGTTTTTCAATGAACGCTAAAAAACTTGCTGAACCCAACGATGGCGAAACTTTGCAGTGGATGATTCATGAAGCACAAAAGAACAATTGTGCAATTACAGGAAGTGTTATTATTTCTGAAGAGACTAATTTTTACAACAGACTTTTTTTTGTTTTTCCAGATGGAAATTATGAAAAATATGACAAAAAACACACCTTTACGCTAGCCAAAGAAAATGAAACTTATAAGGCCGGAACCGAACGTTTAATCGTGGATTACAAAGGTTGGAAAATTTGTCCCTTGGTTTGTTATGACCTGCGTTTCCCCGTTTGGGCAAGAAATACCGAAGATTATGACGTTTTGATTTATGTTGCCAATTGGCCCAAAGTACGCACTCTTGCTTGGGATACTTTGCTCCGCGCACGAGCTATTGAAAATATAACTTATTGCATTGGCGTAAACCGCGTAGGTTTTGACGGGAACGACCACGAATACATCGGTCATTCCGCAGTTTATGATGTTTTGGGAAAACAAATTTCCACAACTTCCTATGAAAAGGAAATTATTGAAACTATAATTCTAGAGAAGGAACATATTGAAACTAACCGAAAACATCTTCAATTTCTGAATGATAGGGACGGTTTTACTTTAACGTAA
- a CDS encoding DUF2255 family protein: protein MNFPEEFYAHLATHNYTEIKGGTERDNFLEIWVVSVNNRVFARSWNKSARSWFTAFLEKGVGQLKYGEKVINVKGEKLDATAPIQKQINQAYLKRYNQKENIFYSEGITQPEYLDYTIEFFFGQVSQT from the coding sequence ATGAATTTCCCAGAAGAGTTTTATGCGCACTTAGCAACCCATAATTACACCGAAATAAAAGGTGGAACCGAAAGAGATAATTTCTTGGAAATTTGGGTAGTTTCAGTAAATAACCGTGTTTTTGCCAGAAGTTGGAACAAAAGCGCCAGAAGTTGGTTCACAGCTTTTCTTGAAAAAGGTGTTGGTCAATTAAAATATGGAGAAAAAGTGATAAATGTAAAAGGGGAAAAACTTGATGCAACTGCACCAATTCAAAAACAAATTAATCAAGCTTACTTAAAAAGATACAATCAGAAAGAAAATATCTTTTATTCCGAAGGTATTACGCAGCCAGAATATTTAGATTATACAATAGAGTTTTTTTTCGGGCAAGTAAGTCAGACCTAA
- a CDS encoding NADP(H)-dependent aldo-keto reductase produces MKYTTLPNTNIKISKLCLGTMTWGQQNNETEAHEQLDFAIDKGINFIDCAEMYPVPANPKTQGKTETFIGNWLAKKKNRTDLIITSKIAGPSRNMDHIRKPLDFSKKSLEDAIHKSLNRLQTEYIDLYQLHWPERNTNYFGQLDYTHKEDEAWKDNFAEVLQHLEEFVQAGKIRHIGISNETPFGVMRCIEESRKGKLKIASVQNPYNLVNRKDEIGLSEILQRENIGYLAYSPLGFGTLTGKYLNGKANENSRINQFKQYSRYASKQAFEATEKYFEIAKKHNLSFAQLSLAFILQKKFVTAPIIGATSIKQLSENIGSVHVSLSKDILKEIDAVHNQIPNPAP; encoded by the coding sequence ATGAAATACACAACACTACCAAATACAAATATAAAAATCAGCAAACTCTGTCTAGGCACCATGACATGGGGCCAACAAAATAATGAGACTGAAGCCCACGAGCAACTCGATTTCGCCATTGATAAAGGAATCAATTTTATAGATTGTGCAGAAATGTATCCAGTTCCCGCAAACCCAAAAACGCAAGGAAAAACAGAAACTTTCATTGGAAATTGGTTAGCAAAAAAGAAGAATAGGACAGATTTAATTATCACATCAAAAATCGCGGGGCCGAGCCGAAATATGGATCACATTCGGAAACCGCTAGATTTTAGTAAAAAATCTTTAGAAGATGCCATTCATAAAAGTTTAAATAGGTTGCAAACTGAATATATCGACTTATACCAACTTCATTGGCCGGAACGCAACACCAATTATTTCGGGCAACTTGATTATACGCACAAAGAAGACGAAGCTTGGAAGGATAATTTTGCTGAAGTACTTCAGCATTTAGAAGAATTTGTTCAGGCAGGAAAAATTAGACACATTGGGATTTCAAACGAAACACCATTTGGAGTAATGCGCTGTATCGAAGAATCACGAAAAGGAAAATTGAAGATTGCTTCCGTTCAAAATCCTTATAACTTGGTGAATAGAAAAGATGAAATTGGTTTGAGTGAAATTCTTCAGCGAGAAAATATTGGGTATTTGGCATACTCGCCTTTAGGTTTTGGAACCCTCACTGGAAAATATTTAAACGGAAAGGCTAATGAAAATTCACGAATCAATCAGTTCAAACAATACAGTCGCTATGCGAGCAAACAAGCCTTTGAAGCAACTGAAAAATATTTTGAAATTGCAAAAAAACACAATCTGAGTTTCGCGCAATTATCATTAGCATTTATTCTTCAGAAGAAATTTGTAACGGCTCCAATTATTGGAGCAACATCCATAAAACAACTTTCAGAAAATATTGGAAGTGTCCATGTTTCGCTTTCCAAAGATATTTTGAAAGAAATTGACGCGGTGCACAATCAAATCCCTAATCCGGCACCCTAA